The sequence TTATTTTTTATCGTCTTTGACTTCAGTAAATTCAGCATCGACTACGCCGTCATCTGCTTTTTTACCTGCATCTTGTGCTTGATTAAAGGCATTTGGGTCAAAACCTTGCGCACCACCTGCTTGTTGAGCTTGTTCATAAACACGTTGCGTAATTGGCATAATGATGTCTTGAAGTTTTTCAGTTTTCGCTTTAATCGCTTCAATATCATTTTCTTTTGCAACAGTTTCAAGTTCAGAAATCGCAGTTTCAATCGCAGTTTTTTCATCAGCTGTCACTTGCTCGCCTAAATCTTTAATCGCTTTATTTGAGCTTGCAATTAAGGCATCAGCTTCGTTGCGTGCTTTGGCTAATTCTTCAAACTTGCGGTCTTCTTCAGCATTGGCTTCAGCATCTTTAATCATCGCTTCAATTTCAGCATCGCTCAAACCAGAGTTTGCCTTAATTTGAATTGATTGCTCTTTACCAGTGCTTTTATCTTTTGCAGATACTTTTAAGATACCATCAGCGTTAATATCGAATGACACTTCAATTTGCGGTACGCCACGTGGAGCAGGTGGAATATCGCCTAATTGGAAATGACCCAATAATTTATTTTGGGCAGCCATTTTACGCTCGCCTTGATACACTTGGATATCTACCGCAGGTTGATTGTCCGCTGCTGTTGAGAATACCTGAGACTTTTTCGCAGGAATTGTGGTATTTTTCTCAATGATTGGTGTTAATACACCGCCCATAGTTTCAATACCTAAAGTTAATGGCGTAACGTCAAGTAATAATACGTCATTCTTATCGCCAGACAATACCGCACCTTGAATCGCTGCACCCATCGCTACTGCTTCATCAGGGTTTACATCTTTACGTGGTTCTTTACCAAAGAATTCTTGAACTTTTTGTTGAACCAATGGCATACGAGATTGACCACCGACCAAAATCACATCAGAAATATCAGATGTTGATAAGCCAGCATCTTTCAACGCAATACGGCAAGGCTCAATGGTACGCTCAACTAAATCCGCAACCAAACCTTCTAATTTTGCACGAGTCACGTTAATCACTAAGTGTTTAGGACCTGATGCATCAGCGGTGATATATGGTAAGTTAATTTCTGTTGCATTTGAAGAAGATAACTCAATTTTTGCTTTTTCCGCAGCTTCTTTTAAGCGTTGTAAAGCCATTGGGTCATTTTTCAAATTCACGTCTTGTTCTTTTTTGAACTCTTCAACCAAATAGTCGATTAAAGCTGTATCGAAATCTTCACCACCTAGGAAAGTATCACCATTGGTTGATAATACTTCGATTTGTTGGTCTCCGTCTAGGTCAGCAATTTCAATGATTGATACGTCAAATGTACCACCACCTAAGTCATATACAGCTACTTTACGGTCGCCTTCTTTTTTATCCATACCGAACGCTAATGCTGCTGCAGTTGGCTCGTTAATGATACGTTTAACATCTAAACCAGCGATACGACCTGCATCTTTAGTTGCTTGACGTTGTGCATCGTTAAAATAAGCAGGAACTGTAATCACCGCTTCAGTCACTGTTTCACCTAAATAATCTTCTGCAGTTTTCTTCATTTTTTTCAAAACTTCAGCAGAGATTTGTTGTGGTGCAAGTTTTTTATCGTTTACTTCAACCCACGCATCGCCATTGTCTGCACGAATAATTTTGTATGGCACTAAACCGATGTCTTTTTGTACGGCTTGGTCATCATAACGGCGACCAATTAAACGTTTGATGGCGAATAATGTATTTTTAGGATTCGTTACCGCTTGACGTTTTGCTGACTGACCGACTAAAGTCTCACCATCTTTATAGGCAATAATTGATGGTGTGGTACGAGCCCCTTCAGCGTTCTCAATAACTTTAACTTTATCACCTTCAAGTACAGATACACATGAGTTGGTTGTACCTAAGTCAATACCGATAATTTTAGCCATGATATGTTACCTCAAAAATTTTTAAATCTAATTTCAGTTATCTTCTATATGAGTGTGCTTTGTGAAATTTCAAGAAAATTTTAAAAAATATTTTAAAAATTTTCTGTCAATTTGGTCAATCACCTGTGAAAAATAGCATACACACTTAATAAACTGCAATGATTAGGGATTGTTGAGTTAAAAGCAGATGCAAATTGTTAGTGTAGGGGCGAATAATCATTCGCCCAATGATAATGGATTGATTTTGGGCGAAAAATGTTTCGCCCCTACAGTCCAACCAAGTAAAAATACGCTTTATACCAGTAATAGGATAAATTCTAATTTACACTACTTTTTAATGGTAATGTTAAACCATCTAACTCAAAATTCTGCTGGGATAATATGGTTGCAATTTGTTCATCTGTCAAACCTGCTTGTACCAACGTTTTTTTTAACTGTTCAATCCGTTGTATAAAGGCTTGCTTAGCATGATACACACCATCAGCAATGAATTGAGCATCTAAATCACTTTCAACACGGTAAAATTTGATATTAGACACACAGGAATAAAACCAGTCAAAACGAGCAGTTAGCTCCTGAATGGCGATGGTTCCATGTGCTTCACTCACATTTTCATACCCTAAATACACACTACCTTGAATATTATCGAAACCATGTTTAGCAAGAACAGTTTTGATATCATTATAGGCATTATTGTAGCTATTGCCATGATAATGTGTTTTTAAACAGTTGGTATCCATATCAAAAGTAATGAGATAGCGACTCATATTGTTCTCAGCTTAATGATTAAGCACCAACCATTACCATTGCAGGGCGGAGCAGGCGACCATTGAGTGTATAGCCTTTTTGCAATACTGTGCCGATTTCATTGGCTTTGGCATTTGGGTCAATTCCCACCGCTTGATGAAACTCTGCATTAAAGCCATTGGCGGTATCAACCACAGCAACGCCAAATTTTTCCAAAGTTGAAAGCAATGATTTTAAGGTTAATTCTAAGCCTTCCAAAGTTGCGGTTTGTTCTTGGCTCGTGGCTTGAATCGCACGTTCTAAATTATCTACGCTGTCGAGCAATTCTTTCGCAAATTTTTCTAAAGCCATACTTTTGTGGTTTTCGGCATCACGTTGAATGCGTTCCACACTTTTTTGTGCTTCGTACACTGCATTGGCAGTACGGGCTTTTTCGAGCTTTAAATCACCTTCGAGTTGAGCGATTTGGGCTTGTAAATCTTCAATGCTGACTTCAGCTTGCTCAACATTTTCAGCATTTTCAAGTTGTTCTTGCTCTGGGGTTGCGTTTTGCTCTGTAGTCATTTTGCTACTCCGTTTAAATAAGTTTTTGAACATGGTACAGTCCTTTTCGTATCAGTCATTAAAAACTACTGAACTGTCAGGAGAATAAAATCATATCTTTATTTATATTGGGTGATATTAAATAAAATCAAGGTAAATTATTTAAAAATTTACACTAACTTTAAATTAATGCTGACTTATATAACTTTTTATATTCATTTAGCAAACTTAAAATATAGATACAAATCACATATATTATCGTTTTATTAGATAATATTTTTAAAATCAAACAAATAATTCAATAATTAATTAACAAATTTTAAAGTTAAATCACACTTTTTATGAGACATAATCAGCAAAAAATCATCGTTAATGATATGATTTTGTCAATTTATGTAATTTTTGATTTTTTACTCTATTTGTTTATAAAATATTCAGTTATATTACCACCATATTTTATAGCGATATGCTAAGAGGAGATTTAACAATGCAAGGTCGAGTGATTACATTTTCTAGTGTTGATGGTACGGGGTTAATTTTAGCGAAAGTTGGTAAGTATGGTACAAAACGTCCATATCCATTTTCAGCAGCAAGTTTCTTAAGTTCAGAATTACCTCAGGTAGGTGAAGAAGTAGATTTTGAGTTAAATACTCGTGGTCAAGCTATATCTATTACACGTTTACTACGCAATAAAGTGAGTTTAAGTTTAATTGATTATGCTTAATGCTGATTTATCCATCATATAAAAAGCAATTCAAAACACTTGAATTGCTTTTTTAATTTATAATAGAATAAAAAACACACAAACATTTTATATTTATCAAAAATTTTGTAAGATTTTTGCCATTTCTCCGTCTAAATAATAAGATATATTTATAGGTAATTATTATGCACAAAAATCTTTATAGTCTAATGGCAACTGGATTAGGTTTATTGGTTTTACGTCTATTTCTCGCCTATGAATTTTTTGAGGCTGGCTTAGAAAAATGGCGTGGACAAAATTGGTTTGCGGATATCCAAGCACAATTTCCAATGCCGTTTTCAGCATTACCTGCTGACATTAACTGGCAACTAGCGACTTATGCAGAATTAGTCGTACCTGTATTATTGGTGATTGGTTTATTGCCAAGATTAAGTGCTGGTATTTTAATCATTTTAACCAGCGTGGCGTGGTATGCTGTCCATAGCGATGCAGGCTATAATGTCTGTCAAAATGGTTATAAAATGGCGTTGATGTATATTGTGATGCTGATTCCCATTTTAATGCAAGGTTCTGGTTTATTTTCTGTACAATATTGGTTGCAGAAAAAATCATCATTGCCTTGTTGGTTTAAACATCTTTAATTGTTCATTTAGATAGGATTATGTTCTATGAATAAGACAACTCTTCTTGCTTTAGCAGGTGCTTTAACGGTTGCTGCGTGTTCTCCAACAAAAACAGAAACACCAGCAACACAAAATCCAAACAAACCTGCTGAAACTGCACCAGCAAACACAGCAACACCTACTCCAACCGATAGCAAAACTGCTGAAGGTAAATGTGGCGAAGGCAAGTGTGGTGCTGAGCCTACAAAAGCTGATGCTACTAAATCTGCTGAAGGTAAATGTGGCGAAGGGAAATGCGGTGCTGAGCCTACAAAAGCTGATGCTACTAAATCTGCTGAAGGCAAATGTGGCGAAGGTAAGTGCGGTGCTGAGCCTAAAAAAGAGGCAACTACAGAAGCACCTAAAACTGAAGAGAAAAAATAATTTTAGTATGGAAATAGCGTTTTATAACGCTATTTCTGTATGATAAGAGAGCATATATTATGAAAAAAACATCATTACTTGCACTTGCAGGTGCATTAACCGTAGCAGTATGTGGTACAACTGCTCAAGCTGAATCAACACAAAACGTGCAAAAAGCTCAGAAAACAGCAAAAGTAACCAAAAAAACCACTTCTCAGAAAGCTAGTCAGGGTGCGTGTGGGGCAAATCATGCACATCAACATACACACAAAGCAGGCGAAGGTGCGTGCGGTGCAAATCACGCTCATCATCATGCTGATAAAGCGAGTGAAGGCAAATGTGGTGCTGATGCCAAAAAAGCTGATGGCGTAAAATCTGCCGAAGGCAAATGTGGTGAAGGTGCTTGCGGTGCTCAACCGAAAAAATAAGTTATCATCATTGAAGATGGGAATACATCATTCCCATTTTTACGCCATTCTCCAATTTATTATATAGCTTATTGATAATATTGAAATAATATAAATATATGGGCAAATGAGTATTTCCCCTTTTTATCAATAATTTATGATAAATTAAGAATAACATTATCTTCTATCGTATTAGGAATATCAATATGCTCACAGGTTCAGGTTTAGGTTATCGCCGAGACATCGCTCAACACTTTTTACAATTACCAGAACATCATGTGATTGATTTTTTGGAAATCGCCCCTGAAAATTGGTTAAAAATGGGCGGTTCAGCACGCTATCAATTTGACCAAGTGGCAGAACGTTTTCCATTATCATTGCATGGATTGTCATTATCCTTAGGCGGACAAGCACCACTTGACCAAGAGTTACTCAATGGTATCAAATACTTATTGCAACGCTACAATATTCCATTTTTTTCAGAACATCTGAGCTTTTGTGAATGTGATGGGCATTTGTACGATTTATTACCCATGCCATTTACCGAAGAGGCGGTAAAACATACTGCAGAACGTATTCGCTATGTACAAGATTTTCTAGGTATGCAAATTTCGTTAGAAAATACATCATATTATTTGCATTCACCGACAAGTACCATGAATGAAGTGGAATTTTTAAATGCCATTGCCCAAGAAGCGGATTGCGGTATCCATCTTGATGTCAATAATATTTATGTCAATAGTGTCAATCACGGCTTACTTGATCCTTATGTATTTTTGGATGGTGTTGATGGTAAACGGGTAAATTATATCCACATTGCAGGACACGATGAAGAACATCCAAGTGTGGACAATGGCGAACAACAACGCATTTTAGTGGATACGCATGGCGAAGCGGTAAAAGGCGATGTGTGGGATTTATTGGCTTACACTTATCAAAAATTACCGCATATTCCTGCAACTTTGCTTGAGCGTGATTTTAATTTTCCTCCTTTTGCAGAATTATATGCCGAAGTGCAACATATTGCTGATTTACAACACCAATATGCTAAAACGGAAATCTATAAAAAAGTATCATAATATGAATGACTTAAAAAAAACATCAAGCCTTGCTGAAACCCAACACGCACTCGCCAAAGCGGTGCGTTTGGGGCATAGTGATACGCCTGAACTTCACCCAGCACAACGTTTGGGCATTTATACTCGCTTGGTACACAATAACATTTTAGGTTTTATCAATCGTTGTTTTACTGAAACACCTAAATTTTGTGATGACGAATGGCATCAGGCTCAACAACAATTTATCTTATCTGGGCAGTCGCATACATCATTTTTCCAAGAAATTGCAGGCGAATTTTTACACTATTGTCAAAATCAACAATTATTCAGCGATGATATTTTAGCCTTGATGGATTTTGAACATACGCAATTATTGGCAGAAGTGGCGATGGTTGATGTACCTAAAGTGACTATTTGGGACGAACATACTACAATGCAACTCTCCCCTGCATCATTTTTACGCAGTTATCCTGTGAATTTTA comes from Moraxella sp. ZY210820 and encodes:
- the grpE gene encoding nucleotide exchange factor GrpE, translating into MTTEQNATPEQEQLENAENVEQAEVSIEDLQAQIAQLEGDLKLEKARTANAVYEAQKSVERIQRDAENHKSMALEKFAKELLDSVDNLERAIQATSQEQTATLEGLELTLKSLLSTLEKFGVAVVDTANGFNAEFHQAVGIDPNAKANEIGTVLQKGYTLNGRLLRPAMVMVGA
- the dnaK gene encoding molecular chaperone DnaK — its product is MAKIIGIDLGTTNSCVSVLEGDKVKVIENAEGARTTPSIIAYKDGETLVGQSAKRQAVTNPKNTLFAIKRLIGRRYDDQAVQKDIGLVPYKIIRADNGDAWVEVNDKKLAPQQISAEVLKKMKKTAEDYLGETVTEAVITVPAYFNDAQRQATKDAGRIAGLDVKRIINEPTAAALAFGMDKKEGDRKVAVYDLGGGTFDVSIIEIADLDGDQQIEVLSTNGDTFLGGEDFDTALIDYLVEEFKKEQDVNLKNDPMALQRLKEAAEKAKIELSSSNATEINLPYITADASGPKHLVINVTRAKLEGLVADLVERTIEPCRIALKDAGLSTSDISDVILVGGQSRMPLVQQKVQEFFGKEPRKDVNPDEAVAMGAAIQGAVLSGDKNDVLLLDVTPLTLGIETMGGVLTPIIEKNTTIPAKKSQVFSTAADNQPAVDIQVYQGERKMAAQNKLLGHFQLGDIPPAPRGVPQIEVSFDINADGILKVSAKDKSTGKEQSIQIKANSGLSDAEIEAMIKDAEANAEEDRKFEELAKARNEADALIASSNKAIKDLGEQVTADEKTAIETAISELETVAKENDIEAIKAKTEKLQDIIMPITQRVYEQAQQAGGAQGFDPNAFNQAQDAGKKADDGVVDAEFTEVKDDKK
- a CDS encoding DoxX family protein; this encodes MHKNLYSLMATGLGLLVLRLFLAYEFFEAGLEKWRGQNWFADIQAQFPMPFSALPADINWQLATYAELVVPVLLVIGLLPRLSAGILIILTSVAWYAVHSDAGYNVCQNGYKMALMYIVMLIPILMQGSGLFSVQYWLQKKSSLPCWFKHL
- a CDS encoding DUF2063 domain-containing protein, which encodes MNDLKKTSSLAETQHALAKAVRLGHSDTPELHPAQRLGIYTRLVHNNILGFINRCFTETPKFCDDEWHQAQQQFILSGQSHTSFFQEIAGEFLHYCQNQQLFSDDILALMDFEHTQLLAEVAMVDVPKVTIWDEHTTMQLSPASFLRSYPVNFISSNFSEMTDEPSNVLVWRNHEFDVYYQTLNEIDFGVLSYISEQQCSLQDLQNALSEVIANNIEFAHLLEQSWSKWVRASVIYPIPT
- a CDS encoding DUF692 domain-containing protein — its product is MLTGSGLGYRRDIAQHFLQLPEHHVIDFLEIAPENWLKMGGSARYQFDQVAERFPLSLHGLSLSLGGQAPLDQELLNGIKYLLQRYNIPFFSEHLSFCECDGHLYDLLPMPFTEEAVKHTAERIRYVQDFLGMQISLENTSYYLHSPTSTMNEVEFLNAIAQEADCGIHLDVNNIYVNSVNHGLLDPYVFLDGVDGKRVNYIHIAGHDEEHPSVDNGEQQRILVDTHGEAVKGDVWDLLAYTYQKLPHIPATLLERDFNFPPFAELYAEVQHIADLQHQYAKTEIYKKVS